One window of the Labilibaculum sp. genome contains the following:
- a CDS encoding ATP-grasp domain-containing protein: MNKKRILLLGGSYFQVPSVLAAKKLGYHVITCDFVPENPGHQYADEYYNISTTDKELVLELAGKLKIDGIVAYASDPAAPTAAYVSEKMKLPGNSYQSVKILAEKDLFRNFLQKNGFNLPKSKGFESLADALLEVDDFSFPLMVKPVDSSGSKGVGKIHSAGELVSAFEYAMSFSRTKRIVMEEFLVKKGPQIHGDAFVCGGKICFCYLGDHHFDEKVNPFVPYSTTLPSIHSAAILSRIESELQRLFDLLEIKQGAFNIEVRIDEDDRIFLMEIGPRNGGNLVPQLEQYASGFNMVNATVEAAMGKTITVDHIHKEGFFAYYVLHSDRDGILKEINISPDLAENILEKHIFKNIGDSVISFQGSNATIGVLLLQFSSRDEMYEKIDNSEKYIQIELESEGIIFVNNVNTNRLAI, encoded by the coding sequence ATGAATAAAAAAAGAATCTTACTGCTTGGGGGATCTTATTTTCAGGTGCCGTCTGTTCTTGCTGCAAAGAAGTTGGGTTATCATGTAATTACCTGTGATTTTGTTCCCGAAAATCCGGGGCATCAATATGCTGATGAGTATTACAATATTAGCACTACCGACAAAGAATTAGTGCTCGAATTGGCTGGAAAATTGAAGATTGATGGAATCGTAGCCTACGCTTCGGATCCTGCGGCACCTACTGCAGCATATGTATCCGAAAAAATGAAGCTGCCGGGAAATTCATATCAATCGGTGAAAATTTTGGCTGAGAAAGATTTGTTTAGGAATTTTCTTCAAAAGAACGGGTTTAACCTGCCAAAATCAAAAGGATTTGAAAGCCTGGCAGATGCCTTGCTTGAAGTAGATGATTTTTCCTTTCCGCTTATGGTAAAGCCAGTTGATTCATCGGGAAGCAAAGGAGTGGGGAAAATTCATTCAGCGGGTGAGCTGGTAAGCGCTTTTGAATATGCGATGAGTTTTTCCAGAACCAAAAGGATTGTGATGGAGGAGTTTCTTGTAAAGAAAGGGCCGCAGATTCATGGTGATGCATTTGTGTGCGGCGGGAAAATATGTTTTTGTTATTTGGGCGATCATCATTTCGATGAAAAAGTAAATCCATTTGTTCCCTACTCAACAACCTTACCTTCGATCCATTCAGCAGCTATTTTGAGCAGAATAGAATCGGAACTGCAACGCTTGTTTGATCTTCTTGAGATTAAGCAGGGAGCTTTTAATATTGAAGTGAGAATTGATGAGGATGACCGAATTTTTTTAATGGAAATCGGTCCTCGCAACGGAGGAAATTTAGTTCCTCAGTTAGAGCAATATGCCAGTGGATTTAATATGGTTAATGCTACTGTTGAAGCGGCCATGGGAAAGACAATTACTGTTGATCACATACACAAAGAAGGCTTTTTTGCTTACTATGTTTTGCACAGCGACCGCGATGGCATTTTAAAGGAAATTAATATATCTCCGGATTTAGCTGAAAACATTCTGGAGAAACATATTTTTAAAAATATTGGTGATTCTGTGATATCTTTTCAAGGATCGAATGCAACCATTGGCGTTCTCTTACTGCAATTTTCATCGAGGGATGAGATGTATGAAAAGATAGACAACAGCGAAAAATACATTCAGATTGAACTCGAATCGGAAGGAATAATTTTTGTGAATAATGTGAACACAAATCGCTTAGCTATTTAA
- a CDS encoding DegT/DnrJ/EryC1/StrS family aminotransferase: MEKHKILVTRPQLPPLKEFIPLLEDIWDSRWLTNNGKYHQEFEKQLAVFLGVPYVSLFSNGTLALMAALQCLKIKGEVITTPFSFVATTHSLWWNGIKPVFVDIEADYCNLDAKLIEAAITPETTAILPVHVYGNPCDVDEIQNLADRYGLRVIYDAAHAFGVKYKGSSVLNYGDLSILSFHATKVFNTIEGGAIICHDLKTKRRIDYLKNFGIADETTVVAPGINAKMNELQAAYGILQLKYFDSAIDGRQHITEKYREGLKDIEGVRYLENPVDVEYNYSYFPVFIDESEFGRSRDDVYEELKKHNIYGRRYFYPLISEFSAYRGLPSAKGLDIAYEISRQVICLPLYPDLPDEVIDTVVSVLKGMARVERREIPVEIFNQIKRKID; this comes from the coding sequence ATGGAAAAACATAAAATATTAGTTACCCGGCCTCAATTGCCGCCATTAAAGGAATTTATCCCTTTGTTAGAGGATATTTGGGACAGCAGGTGGCTTACAAATAATGGCAAATACCATCAGGAATTTGAAAAACAATTGGCTGTTTTTCTTGGAGTTCCCTATGTATCCTTATTTTCCAATGGAACGCTGGCCTTAATGGCGGCGCTGCAATGTCTGAAAATAAAAGGGGAAGTAATTACTACGCCATTCAGTTTTGTTGCCACAACCCACTCTTTATGGTGGAATGGAATAAAACCTGTTTTTGTTGATATTGAAGCTGATTACTGCAATTTGGATGCTAAATTAATTGAGGCGGCAATTACACCGGAGACCACGGCTATATTGCCAGTTCACGTGTACGGAAATCCATGTGATGTTGATGAGATTCAGAATTTAGCCGACCGGTATGGCTTACGGGTAATTTATGATGCAGCTCATGCTTTTGGAGTGAAATACAAAGGATCCAGTGTTCTGAATTACGGCGATTTATCCATACTCAGTTTCCATGCAACAAAAGTTTTCAATACGATCGAAGGGGGAGCCATCATCTGTCATGATTTGAAGACAAAAAGGCGGATTGATTATTTGAAAAATTTTGGGATTGCTGATGAAACAACAGTTGTTGCGCCGGGTATTAATGCTAAAATGAACGAATTGCAGGCGGCTTACGGAATTTTACAATTGAAATATTTCGACTCGGCCATTGACGGCAGGCAGCACATTACAGAAAAATACCGCGAAGGTTTGAAAGATATAGAAGGGGTTCGCTACCTCGAAAATCCGGTGGATGTTGAGTACAACTATTCCTATTTTCCCGTTTTTATCGATGAATCGGAGTTTGGAAGATCGAGAGATGATGTATATGAAGAACTGAAAAAGCACAACATCTACGGGCGAAGATATTTTTACCCTTTAATCAGTGAATTCTCAGCTTACCGGGGATTGCCGTCAGCAAAAGGTTTGGATATTGCTTACGAGATATCACGACAGGTAATTTGTCTTCCCTTGTATCCTGATTTACCCGATGAAGTGATTGATACTGTTGTGTCTGTTCTTAAAGGAATGGCACGGGTTGAGAGAAGAGAAATTCCAGTCGAAATATTCAATCAAATTAAAAGAAAAATAGATTAG
- a CDS encoding MOP flippase family protein, translating into MSELKSQTIKGVFWSFLEKFGSQLILLISQIILARLLEPEDFGLIGMLAIFIGVSQAFIDSGFDNALIQKKDVNQTDYSTVFYFNIAIGFVLYFLLFAAAPYIADFFHQPLLIDLTRVVCLVLAVNSFGLIHLVKFKIEMNFKSIAQVVVIANFLSAFVGIGMALLNFGVWALAGQIIGIYFFRTVLFWVKSTWRPSFIFSIQSFNQLFRFGSKLLLSGIISQTFENIYLMVIGRMFSASALGFYSQAKKLQQVPVTTLAQVVGNVTFPAFSKIQDDNEKLKQGFRKLIKLLVFINFPLMLGLAVIAKPLLVLVLGVKWLPSVPYFQLLCIAGMIYTLHTSNLNILKVKGRSDLFLILEVVKKLIVIIAIVIGLNWGIMGLVIGQICTSFISFFINAFFTGKLIAYTIPNQLKDISQTFLISLLMVAFMMTGWLIDNEIISLSYQILIGIGSYLLLATATKQEALTDGLLILKEVIPLRRWKNIKY; encoded by the coding sequence ATGTCCGAATTAAAGAGTCAAACCATAAAAGGCGTATTCTGGAGTTTTCTCGAAAAATTTGGAAGTCAGTTAATTTTGCTGATTTCTCAGATCATTCTTGCCAGATTACTGGAGCCGGAAGATTTTGGTTTGATTGGGATGCTGGCCATTTTTATTGGCGTTTCCCAGGCCTTTATCGATAGTGGATTTGATAATGCACTCATACAGAAAAAGGATGTGAATCAGACCGATTATTCAACGGTTTTTTATTTTAACATCGCAATAGGTTTTGTTCTCTACTTCCTGTTATTTGCTGCCGCTCCTTATATTGCCGACTTTTTTCATCAGCCTTTGCTGATAGATTTAACGAGGGTTGTTTGTCTTGTTTTGGCAGTAAACTCTTTTGGCTTAATTCATTTGGTGAAGTTTAAAATTGAAATGAATTTTAAGTCCATTGCTCAGGTGGTGGTAATTGCCAACTTTTTATCGGCTTTTGTAGGAATAGGAATGGCTTTACTCAATTTTGGTGTTTGGGCGCTTGCTGGTCAAATTATTGGAATCTATTTTTTTAGAACGGTATTGTTTTGGGTAAAAAGTACGTGGCGGCCTTCATTTATTTTTTCCATTCAATCATTTAATCAGCTGTTTCGTTTTGGTTCTAAACTGCTGCTGTCCGGCATTATCAGTCAAACTTTCGAGAACATTTACTTAATGGTTATCGGACGAATGTTTTCGGCATCAGCTCTCGGGTTTTATTCACAAGCAAAAAAGTTGCAGCAAGTTCCGGTTACTACATTGGCACAGGTGGTGGGAAATGTAACTTTCCCGGCTTTTTCAAAAATTCAGGACGATAACGAAAAGTTGAAACAAGGATTTCGAAAGCTGATTAAACTTTTGGTGTTTATTAATTTTCCTCTGATGCTGGGGTTGGCTGTGATAGCCAAACCATTATTGGTATTGGTTTTAGGAGTAAAATGGCTGCCGTCAGTACCTTACTTTCAGTTGTTGTGTATTGCCGGAATGATCTATACCCTGCACACTTCTAACTTGAATATTTTAAAGGTGAAAGGCCGGTCGGATTTATTCCTGATCCTCGAAGTCGTTAAAAAATTGATTGTGATAATTGCTATTGTTATCGGATTGAATTGGGGAATAATGGGCTTGGTGATCGGCCAGATCTGTACCTCTTTTATCAGCTTTTTCATCAATGCTTTTTTTACAGGAAAATTGATTGCCTATACCATACCAAATCAACTTAAAGACATTAGTCAAACCTTTTTAATAAGTCTTTTAATGGTTGCTTTTATGATGACAGGTTGGTTGATCGATAATGAAATTATTTCTCTCTCTTACCAGATACTTATTGGTATCGGATCTTATTTACTATTGGCCACGGCAACAAAACAAGAAGCTTTGACCGATGGATTACTGATTTTAAAAGAAGTAATACCCCTAAGAAGATGGAAAAACATAAAATATTAG